One genomic region from Natrinema caseinilyticum encodes:
- a CDS encoding sulfurtransferase: MATDYANDVLVTADWVEDRLEDFQDDDSDLRLVEVDVDTEAYEEEHAPGAIGFNWETQLQDQVTRDILSKDDFEELLGSHGISEDSTVVLYGDNSNWFAAYTYWQFKYYGHDEVYLLDGGREYWLQNDYPTTDEEPDFSETEYEAAGPRESIRAYRKDVENAIERGVPLVDVRSPEEFSGEVLAPPGLQETAQRGGHIPGASNISWAAVTNDDGTFKDRDELEELYAEEGIDGNETTVAYCRIGERSSVAWFALHELLGYDDAVNYDGSWTEWGNLVNAPIETGSAE; encoded by the coding sequence ATGGCAACCGACTACGCCAACGACGTACTCGTCACGGCCGATTGGGTCGAAGACCGGCTCGAGGACTTCCAGGACGACGACTCAGACCTTCGACTCGTCGAGGTCGACGTCGACACGGAGGCCTACGAGGAGGAACACGCACCCGGCGCGATCGGGTTCAACTGGGAAACCCAGCTCCAGGACCAGGTCACCCGCGACATCCTCTCGAAAGACGATTTCGAAGAACTGCTCGGCAGCCACGGTATCAGCGAGGACTCCACCGTCGTCCTCTACGGAGACAACTCCAACTGGTTCGCCGCCTACACCTACTGGCAGTTCAAGTACTACGGTCACGACGAAGTCTACCTCCTCGACGGCGGTCGCGAGTACTGGCTGCAAAACGACTACCCGACCACCGACGAGGAACCCGACTTCTCCGAAACCGAGTACGAGGCAGCCGGTCCGCGAGAGAGCATCCGCGCCTACCGCAAAGACGTCGAGAACGCGATCGAGCGCGGCGTGCCGCTCGTCGACGTGCGCTCGCCCGAAGAGTTCTCCGGCGAAGTGCTCGCCCCGCCGGGACTCCAGGAGACCGCCCAGCGCGGCGGCCACATCCCCGGCGCGAGCAACATCTCGTGGGCCGCGGTGACCAACGACGACGGCACCTTCAAGGACCGCGACGAACTCGAGGAACTCTACGCCGAGGAAGGCATCGACGGCAACGAGACGACCGTCGCCTACTGCCGCATCGGGGAGCGCTCCTCCGTCGCCTGGTTCGCCCTGCACGAACTCCTCGGCTACGACGACGCCGTCAACTACGACGGCTCGTGGACGGAGTGGGGCAACCTGGTCAACGCGCCGATCGAGACGGGCAGCGCCGAATAA
- a CDS encoding pentapeptide repeat-containing protein yields the protein MDDKIREGSKKSGGSDDESGTSTETSDETLEEGGDLVAPGTPTDVDSSILHLSSAEREARGITDEEISEAFRSVLAHGSDEQKNLRGVTLPEITLDRATLRSVDRHPVDLSGSTIEGLSLEYSKVTLPFVLDEATIGSLRLAEAHVEAPISCSDATITGETDFFEAQFDGDVTFDGTTFEGPVNCDEVTFRDDVRFDGTVFDDEVTFRAAECYGDSNHLEDNTTFSGATFRADVSFRETEFGFTRFDDVACHDDAVFREATFTGDAEFGGADFAAEADFDEVRFEGDCRFDGAAFRGRATFRGGTFAGGARALIDDASFAGVTFDDDVSFRRASFRYVTFATAEFRGTAGFESATFAGDADFPDVSFDGAVDFDEGRFREDADFSGTRFEGPCAFRGCEFVGGANHLKDDVSFERSWFADDVDFHDTEISSANFTNVAFGGTVDCHGCVVTERIDIEARGIDDDAFVDFTRAKIRSGRIVQPTEGWVRYDLTLASIGDVDLEAERKRDHRQLLDYFRFCRTEFDEFDGHTFDFSGHREYLDRNAWTIHGFDEPTTDEFDPEYALEMTPEVVETTYLKAKQSAREVGDMKTAGEFRVKRQRYSRYKSLEAVRDSDAGVWTRTKNLGRAAENFFLGVTCGHGMRPMRIGITFAIAPLFFAFPYAFGGPLFETQAGQLGIGDLATADGLRVFYDNLYFSYISYTTIGYGDIGPMGPLARLLAGTEAYLSTILAALLVYALVKRSEL from the coding sequence ATGGATGATAAAATTAGAGAGGGGAGTAAAAAAAGCGGCGGGAGTGACGACGAGAGCGGCACCAGCACCGAAACGAGCGACGAGACGCTCGAAGAGGGAGGCGATCTCGTCGCGCCGGGGACGCCGACGGACGTCGACAGTTCGATCCTGCATCTCTCCTCGGCCGAGCGTGAGGCGCGGGGGATCACCGACGAGGAGATCAGCGAGGCCTTTCGCTCGGTCCTCGCCCACGGATCCGACGAACAGAAAAATCTCAGGGGAGTAACGCTCCCTGAAATCACGCTCGACCGGGCCACACTGCGGAGCGTCGATCGACATCCGGTCGATCTCAGCGGGTCGACCATCGAGGGACTCTCGCTAGAGTACTCGAAGGTAACGCTGCCGTTCGTGCTGGACGAGGCGACTATCGGGTCGCTTCGACTGGCGGAGGCGCACGTCGAAGCGCCGATATCGTGCTCGGACGCGACCATCACCGGCGAGACGGACTTCTTCGAGGCGCAGTTCGACGGCGACGTGACGTTCGACGGGACGACGTTCGAGGGACCGGTCAACTGCGACGAGGTGACCTTCCGTGACGACGTTCGCTTCGACGGCACCGTGTTCGACGACGAGGTGACGTTTCGGGCCGCGGAGTGTTACGGCGATTCGAACCATCTCGAGGACAACACGACGTTTTCGGGCGCGACGTTTCGCGCGGACGTAAGCTTCCGCGAAACCGAGTTCGGTTTCACCCGGTTCGACGACGTGGCCTGCCACGACGATGCGGTCTTTCGGGAGGCGACGTTCACCGGCGACGCGGAGTTCGGCGGCGCTGACTTCGCCGCCGAAGCGGATTTCGACGAGGTTCGATTCGAGGGCGATTGCAGATTCGACGGGGCCGCGTTTCGAGGGCGGGCGACCTTTCGAGGAGGAACGTTCGCCGGCGGAGCTCGAGCACTGATCGACGACGCCAGTTTCGCTGGCGTGACCTTCGACGACGACGTCTCGTTTCGGCGCGCGTCGTTTCGGTACGTGACGTTCGCAACGGCCGAGTTTCGGGGAACCGCGGGGTTCGAGTCGGCGACTTTCGCCGGCGACGCAGACTTCCCCGACGTCTCGTTCGACGGCGCAGTCGATTTCGACGAGGGTCGGTTCCGCGAAGACGCTGACTTCTCGGGGACCCGGTTCGAGGGGCCGTGTGCCTTCCGGGGCTGCGAGTTCGTCGGCGGCGCAAATCACCTCAAAGACGACGTCTCCTTCGAGCGTTCGTGGTTCGCCGACGACGTCGACTTCCACGATACCGAGATCTCGTCGGCGAACTTCACGAACGTCGCCTTCGGCGGAACGGTCGACTGTCACGGCTGCGTCGTCACCGAACGGATCGACATCGAGGCACGCGGAATCGACGACGATGCGTTCGTCGATTTCACCCGCGCGAAGATCCGAAGCGGCCGGATCGTCCAGCCCACCGAGGGATGGGTTCGCTACGACCTGACGCTCGCGAGCATCGGCGACGTCGATCTCGAGGCCGAACGAAAGCGAGATCACCGCCAGCTCCTGGATTACTTTCGGTTTTGCCGGACGGAGTTCGACGAGTTCGACGGTCACACGTTCGATTTCAGTGGCCATCGCGAGTATCTCGACCGAAACGCCTGGACCATCCACGGCTTCGACGAGCCGACGACCGACGAATTCGACCCCGAGTACGCCCTCGAGATGACGCCCGAAGTCGTCGAGACGACGTACCTGAAGGCCAAGCAGAGCGCGCGCGAGGTCGGCGACATGAAGACCGCCGGCGAGTTTCGCGTCAAGCGCCAGCGGTACAGTCGCTACAAGAGTCTCGAGGCCGTCCGCGACTCGGACGCCGGAGTCTGGACCCGGACGAAAAATCTCGGTCGGGCCGCGGAGAACTTCTTCCTCGGGGTCACGTGTGGCCACGGCATGCGACCCATGCGGATCGGCATCACGTTCGCCATCGCACCGCTGTTTTTCGCGTTCCCGTACGCGTTCGGGGGCCCGCTGTTCGAGACGCAAGCTGGCCAACTCGGGATCGGAGACCTCGCCACCGCTGACGGGCTCCGCGTCTTTTACGACAACCTCTACTTCAGTTACATCAGCTACACGACGATCGGCTACGGCGATATCGGACCGATGGGACCGCTCGCTCGCTTGCTCGCCGGGACCGAGGCCTACCTCAGTACGATACTCGCGGCCTTGCTCGTGTACGCGCTGGTCAAACGATCCGAACTGTGA
- a CDS encoding sulfurtransferase — translation MDESLVVTPDWLASRLDDPTVRIVDVRDAWEYDGIGHLPGAVNVPFDRYRDESDVDRGTLPGAEAFADLLGDVGIDPDETIVAYDDTHGVFAARFVLTALEYGHDDVRLLDGDYSAWNREYETTTEAPATESTTYEPDPLAPDESPLVGYEAVQEALERDAVFVDTRERDEFEDARLPGAVRFDWREVVDEETRRLKPDAELEALLDDHGITPDREIVLYCNTARRISHTFVVLTALGYETVAFYEGSLTEWLAHDGEVESGPEDA, via the coding sequence ATGGACGAATCCCTCGTCGTCACCCCCGACTGGCTCGCATCGCGACTGGACGATCCCACCGTACGCATCGTTGACGTCAGGGACGCCTGGGAATACGACGGTATCGGGCACCTCCCCGGCGCGGTGAACGTCCCGTTCGATCGATACCGCGACGAGAGCGACGTCGACCGCGGGACCCTGCCCGGTGCCGAGGCCTTCGCGGACCTGCTCGGTGACGTCGGCATCGACCCCGACGAGACGATCGTCGCCTACGACGACACTCACGGCGTCTTCGCCGCCCGGTTCGTGCTCACCGCCCTCGAGTACGGCCACGACGACGTTCGTCTCCTCGACGGCGATTACAGCGCCTGGAACCGCGAGTACGAAACGACGACCGAGGCGCCCGCGACCGAGTCGACGACCTACGAGCCCGATCCGCTGGCCCCCGACGAGAGCCCGCTGGTCGGCTACGAGGCCGTCCAGGAAGCCCTCGAGCGAGACGCCGTGTTCGTCGACACGCGCGAGCGAGACGAGTTCGAGGACGCCCGCCTGCCGGGTGCCGTGCGGTTCGACTGGCGCGAGGTCGTCGACGAGGAGACGCGACGACTGAAACCCGACGCGGAACTCGAGGCCCTGCTCGACGACCACGGAATCACCCCGGATCGGGAGATCGTCCTCTACTGTAACACCGCGCGGCGGATCAGCCACACCTTCGTGGTCCTGACGGCACTCGGCTACGAGACCGTCGCATTCTACGAGGGTAGTCTGACGGAGTGGCTCGCCCACGACGGCGAAGTCGAGAGCGGACCCGAAGACGCGTAA
- a CDS encoding DUF2617 family protein produces MTGETLQFVHADRPPEVGDVRVFDSLTRQFLGTAFTFRIIGSSHYVSAPDYGFYELSTCEPAPSGGNGGTVVPLEPDRPSRRLAFETDALRCVTVVEHRPLAAFPPDRCEAGWSDFDLAYAFDGDPEAVTTIEIGEDSYETYHTYPEFDLALYTRTAFTRIDGASTRERRTRASEYSSR; encoded by the coding sequence ATGACCGGTGAAACCCTCCAGTTCGTTCACGCAGACCGCCCGCCGGAGGTCGGCGACGTTCGCGTGTTCGACTCGCTCACGCGGCAATTTCTGGGGACGGCGTTCACGTTCCGGATCATCGGTAGTTCGCACTACGTCAGTGCGCCCGACTACGGATTCTACGAACTGTCTACCTGTGAACCGGCCCCGAGCGGGGGGAACGGCGGAACGGTGGTCCCCCTCGAGCCCGACCGTCCGTCCCGTCGACTCGCCTTCGAGACCGATGCGTTGCGGTGCGTGACGGTCGTCGAGCACCGTCCCCTCGCGGCGTTCCCGCCCGATCGGTGTGAGGCCGGGTGGAGCGACTTCGATCTCGCGTACGCGTTCGACGGCGATCCCGAGGCGGTCACGACGATCGAGATCGGCGAGGACAGCTACGAGACCTATCACACCTATCCGGAGTTCGATCTCGCGTTGTATACGCGGACGGCCTTCACGAGGATTGACGGCGCGTCGACGCGAGAGCGGAGGACCCGCGCGTCCGAGTACAGTAGTCGTTGA
- a CDS encoding type II toxin-antitoxin system HicB family antitoxin yields the protein MSSDANVDPSEYDALEDADVVMRQNDHGLHIADDEVTGVSSQGQTPEEALANLAAAVESYREATDDDPGDDWL from the coding sequence ATGAGTTCCGACGCGAACGTCGATCCTTCGGAGTACGATGCGCTCGAGGATGCGGACGTCGTCATGCGACAGAACGATCACGGGCTCCACATCGCGGACGACGAGGTGACCGGCGTCTCGAGCCAGGGACAGACGCCCGAGGAAGCGCTCGCGAACCTCGCGGCCGCGGTCGAGTCGTACAGGGAAGCGACGGACGACGACCCAGGCGACGACTGGCTCTGA
- a CDS encoding sensor histidine kinase, with translation MPEKASPSAPHDSDALAAVYDRITDAVFALDEEWRFTFCNERAERLLDRSEADVLGTVVWEEAPDAIGSAVRAEYERAMETQEPVGFETDAESLDARVAGRAYPSETGLTVSVRIDTERTRRTERLRDRERALQDAYEVIADPDRQFDEKIDSLLGVVRRTIDTDYATLSRIHEDAGEYIFEAVDAPADADLEAGDTTPLSATNCERAVDTEQTLVIEDVDRDVPELADRAGNAEWGISCYLGTPVSVDDEIYGTFCFYDMDARAEEFSDWEVTFVELLGNWVSGELERHRSERKLEASNERLEQFANAASHDLKEPLRMVSSYLTLLEDRYEDELDADGREFVEFAVDGADRMQAMIDGLLAYSRVETRGDPLEPVDLNAVLADVRNDLELRLEETDATLSSESLPRVEGDADQLRQLFQNLLSNALEYSGDEPPRIRVEARRKGGDWHISVSDEGIGIPPDDEERVFEVFERLHTREEHAGTGIGLTLCRRIVERHGGEIWVDSELDEGSTFRLTLPGVSADES, from the coding sequence ATGCCAGAGAAAGCTAGCCCGTCAGCGCCGCACGACAGTGACGCTCTGGCTGCGGTTTACGATCGGATCACCGATGCCGTTTTCGCGCTCGACGAGGAGTGGCGGTTCACCTTTTGCAACGAGCGAGCCGAGCGGTTGCTCGACCGATCCGAGGCGGACGTACTCGGGACGGTCGTCTGGGAGGAGGCCCCGGACGCGATCGGATCGGCGGTCCGAGCCGAGTACGAGCGGGCGATGGAGACGCAGGAACCTGTCGGGTTCGAGACCGACGCCGAGTCGCTCGACGCCCGCGTGGCGGGACGTGCGTATCCCTCCGAGACGGGGCTGACGGTGTCCGTCCGGATCGACACCGAGCGCACTCGGCGGACGGAGCGGCTCCGAGACCGCGAACGAGCGCTGCAGGACGCATACGAGGTGATCGCGGATCCGGACCGACAGTTCGACGAAAAGATCGACTCGCTGCTCGGAGTCGTCCGGCGGACGATCGACACCGACTACGCGACGCTGTCCCGGATCCACGAGGACGCAGGCGAGTACATTTTCGAGGCCGTCGACGCGCCGGCCGACGCAGACCTCGAAGCGGGGGACACCACGCCGCTGTCGGCGACGAACTGCGAGCGCGCGGTCGATACTGAACAGACGCTGGTCATCGAAGACGTCGACAGGGACGTGCCGGAATTAGCCGATCGCGCCGGAAACGCCGAGTGGGGAATCTCCTGTTATCTCGGAACGCCCGTCTCGGTCGACGACGAAATCTACGGCACGTTCTGCTTCTACGATATGGACGCCCGCGCCGAGGAGTTCTCCGACTGGGAAGTCACGTTCGTCGAACTGCTCGGCAACTGGGTCAGTGGCGAACTCGAGCGCCACCGGTCCGAGCGGAAACTCGAAGCGTCGAACGAACGGTTAGAACAGTTCGCCAACGCCGCCTCTCACGACCTCAAGGAACCCCTGCGGATGGTCTCGAGTTACCTCACGCTCCTCGAGGACCGCTACGAAGACGAACTGGACGCTGACGGTCGGGAGTTCGTCGAGTTCGCCGTCGACGGCGCCGACCGGATGCAAGCGATGATCGACGGCCTCCTCGCGTACTCGCGGGTCGAAACGCGGGGCGATCCGCTGGAACCGGTCGACCTGAACGCCGTGCTCGCGGACGTCCGAAACGACCTGGAACTCAGACTCGAGGAGACCGACGCGACTCTCTCGAGCGAGTCGCTCCCTCGGGTCGAGGGAGATGCCGACCAGTTGCGACAATTGTTCCAGAATTTGCTGTCGAACGCGCTCGAATACAGCGGCGACGAACCGCCGCGGATCCGCGTCGAGGCTCGACGGAAAGGCGGCGACTGGCACATCTCCGTCAGCGACGAGGGGATCGGAATTCCGCCCGACGACGAGGAACGCGTCTTCGAGGTGTTCGAACGACTCCACACCCGCGAGGAACACGCCGGGACGGGGATCGGTCTCACGCTCTGTCGGCGCATCGTCGAACGCCACGGCGGGGAGATCTGGGTCGACTCCGAACTCGACGAGGGGTCGACGTTCCGATTGACGCTTCCCGGCGTCTCGGCGGACGAGTCGTGA
- a CDS encoding spermidine synthase: MSDEKSTNSADEGSADATDERRFDTSSSTGSASGTTERSRGERREPVPSNRFVTDRRVTLAATFVVAFCSIAYELVYSELLTVFFGGTVLRYSITIGLYMFSLGVGSVLSAQLGEPESNFLRTEVYLAIAGPAGAMAIVAVNSLPAMTFSGKGQLVLALSHVPILVVGVLSGFEVPLLTDLVEDREGTVFASLGRLYPRRIVRGVLGVFFAVGEPDERSFSEVLGVDYLGSLAGTVVYALLLYPRFGLVVSVFALGLVNAVAALAFAAWTFSGSAFTLSRPTTGRWRTVLVVGLLLTGSYAGLVAHPNAVDRAVTTTYLERTIEGEFPAGTADVRARSYDTTPYQTVLTYERDLEGHAGTETCLHLDQALQLCDRWVDSYHSGLVDVPMSTFDDPSSVNVLLVGGGDYIAVDHLREYNASVDQVDLDGEFLEMAREREFFRQYNDDAYEYDRLNTTTEDAFTYMQGTDETYDLVLLDVPGVRNDETLSLYSTEFYTLLREHLTDDGLVVTWTYTKGNHPSHHKAYTNTVREAGFDRYLPYYVFDDLDGDDELEAGERFYILSDGPTPEPALERAESDYIREYADTFDEWQWWTIPRYRGVDPNSVLHPNYDIIVDY, translated from the coding sequence ATGTCAGACGAGAAATCGACGAATAGCGCCGACGAGGGGAGCGCCGACGCGACCGACGAACGGCGGTTCGACACGTCCAGTTCGACCGGGTCCGCATCCGGGACGACGGAGCGAAGTCGCGGGGAGCGACGAGAGCCGGTGCCGTCGAACCGGTTCGTCACCGATCGACGGGTGACGCTCGCGGCGACGTTCGTCGTCGCCTTCTGTTCGATCGCGTACGAACTCGTCTACTCGGAGCTTCTCACGGTATTTTTCGGCGGCACCGTGCTCCGGTACTCGATCACGATCGGCCTCTACATGTTCTCGCTCGGCGTCGGATCGGTCCTCTCCGCGCAACTCGGCGAACCCGAATCGAACTTTCTCAGGACCGAGGTGTATCTCGCGATCGCCGGCCCCGCGGGAGCGATGGCCATCGTCGCGGTCAACTCACTTCCGGCGATGACCTTCAGCGGAAAGGGACAACTCGTGCTCGCGCTCTCGCACGTCCCGATCCTCGTCGTCGGCGTGCTGTCGGGATTCGAGGTGCCGCTGCTGACCGACCTCGTCGAGGATCGAGAGGGGACGGTCTTCGCCTCGCTGGGGCGACTGTATCCGCGACGGATCGTCCGCGGCGTCCTCGGCGTCTTCTTCGCGGTCGGTGAGCCGGACGAGCGGTCCTTCTCTGAGGTTCTCGGAGTGGATTATCTCGGAAGCCTCGCCGGAACGGTCGTCTACGCGCTCCTGTTGTACCCCCGCTTCGGACTCGTCGTCTCCGTGTTCGCACTGGGGTTGGTAAACGCCGTCGCCGCACTGGCGTTTGCCGCCTGGACGTTCTCGGGATCAGCTTTCACGCTCTCGCGGCCGACTACGGGACGGTGGCGCACCGTACTGGTCGTCGGTCTTCTCCTGACGGGAAGCTACGCCGGCCTCGTTGCCCATCCCAACGCCGTCGACCGGGCGGTGACGACGACCTACCTCGAGCGAACCATCGAGGGCGAGTTCCCCGCCGGGACGGCCGACGTCAGGGCACGCAGCTACGATACCACGCCGTACCAGACGGTGCTCACGTACGAGCGCGACCTCGAGGGCCACGCCGGGACGGAGACGTGTCTCCACCTCGACCAGGCGCTCCAGTTGTGTGATCGGTGGGTCGACTCCTACCACAGCGGACTCGTCGACGTTCCGATGAGTACCTTCGACGATCCGTCCTCGGTGAACGTGTTGCTCGTCGGCGGCGGCGATTACATCGCCGTCGACCATCTCCGCGAGTACAACGCCTCGGTCGACCAGGTCGACCTCGACGGCGAGTTCCTCGAGATGGCACGAGAGCGAGAGTTCTTCAGGCAGTACAACGACGATGCGTACGAGTACGACCGCTTGAACACGACGACCGAGGACGCGTTCACCTACATGCAGGGAACCGACGAGACGTACGATCTCGTTCTGCTCGACGTTCCGGGTGTCCGAAACGACGAGACGCTTTCGCTGTACTCGACGGAGTTCTACACGCTGCTCCGCGAGCATCTGACCGACGACGGCCTCGTCGTCACCTGGACCTACACGAAGGGGAACCACCCGAGCCACCACAAGGCCTACACCAACACGGTCAGGGAAGCAGGGTTCGACCGATACCTTCCGTACTACGTCTTCGACGACCTCGACGGTGACGACGAACTCGAGGCCGGCGAACGCTTCTACATACTCTCGGACGGGCCGACACCCGAGCCGGCCCTCGAGCGGGCCGAGAGCGACTATATTCGCGAGTACGCCGACACGTTCGACGAGTGGCAGTGGTGGACGATCCCCAGGTATCGCGGCGTCGACCCGAACAGCGTCTTGCATCCGAACTACGACATCATCGTCGACTACTGA
- a CDS encoding DUF106 domain-containing protein — protein MSAIQDAVATVLDVAFGPAVAVLPFPAVVVVLAVTTTIAATVVRHRTDPPEMDGLRHRNHELTERLTAARASGDDETADRIADRRRELVTGQALLMTGHLKVLARTMLVTVPVFLYLSWLVVAPVHAAMPLVTVAPVLGDVVWTARIIGPVRAWMAWYALCSIASNLVVRHAVPDRIWTAS, from the coding sequence GTGTCGGCGATCCAGGACGCGGTCGCGACGGTCCTCGACGTCGCGTTCGGTCCCGCTGTCGCGGTTCTACCGTTCCCCGCGGTCGTGGTCGTTCTCGCGGTCACGACGACCATCGCCGCGACTGTCGTTCGTCACCGGACCGATCCCCCGGAGATGGACGGCCTCCGACACCGGAATCACGAACTCACCGAGCGGCTGACGGCCGCTCGTGCGAGCGGTGACGACGAGACGGCCGACCGGATCGCCGACCGACGCCGCGAACTCGTGACGGGGCAGGCGCTGTTGATGACCGGCCACCTCAAAGTACTCGCACGGACGATGCTGGTGACCGTCCCGGTCTTCCTCTACCTCTCGTGGCTGGTGGTGGCGCCGGTCCACGCCGCGATGCCGCTGGTGACGGTCGCGCCCGTCCTCGGCGATGTCGTCTGGACCGCCCGAATCATCGGCCCGGTCAGGGCGTGGATGGCCTGGTACGCGCTGTGTTCGATCGCCTCGAATCTGGTCGTTCGCCACGCGGTTCCGGATCGAATCTGGACCGCATCGTAA
- a CDS encoding dihydrolipoyl dehydrogenase → MEVYDIVVIGGGSGSQVATAAARQGHEAAVIERGPLGGACVTRGCVPSKALIHRADILHELRHAGKFGVWTEEAAVDYGEITSSIHDTVYDKADRQASSLRDSDGVTLYRGEGRFVDDRTLEIDPVEDGEKRGDGTDGRADDDRIRGDTVVIAVGSRPTVPPIDGLEDVAFLTSDDALYLDERPDSLVIVGGGYIGAELGYFFGAVGAQVSIVGRSDRLVPREDRDVSAVVTDSLEEYCDVYTGFEATSVRAGDGRVTVTAEPAADDDDGTDDRVELTAGDLLLATGRRPDTDALDLESTGVETDEKGAVETDESLETTADGIWALGDALGEQPYKHAADYETKLVAANVLDDAGKTVDYETMPHAVFTNPQVASVRRTEAELEADDREYEAVTTPYEAAPLGLILEADDGFVKAIAGPDGDILGCHIVGPQAATLVHEVVVAMDSAGGTVDDVAEPVHVHPALNEVIYSAFDELSDATYSTAPDWRDVADG, encoded by the coding sequence ATGGAAGTGTACGATATCGTCGTTATCGGCGGCGGATCGGGGAGCCAGGTCGCCACGGCAGCGGCCCGGCAGGGACACGAGGCGGCCGTAATCGAACGCGGCCCGCTCGGGGGCGCGTGCGTGACCCGCGGGTGCGTCCCGTCGAAGGCGCTCATCCATCGAGCGGACATCCTCCACGAACTGCGACACGCCGGGAAGTTCGGCGTCTGGACGGAGGAAGCGGCGGTCGACTACGGTGAAATTACGTCCTCGATCCACGACACGGTCTACGACAAAGCTGACCGGCAGGCCTCGAGTCTCCGTGACAGTGACGGCGTCACGCTCTACCGCGGGGAGGGCCGGTTCGTCGACGACCGCACCCTCGAGATCGACCCCGTCGAGGACGGGGAGAAACGGGGCGACGGGACGGACGGGCGGGCGGACGACGACCGGATCCGCGGCGACACCGTCGTCATCGCCGTCGGAAGCCGGCCGACGGTCCCGCCGATCGACGGGCTCGAGGACGTCGCGTTTCTCACGAGCGACGACGCCCTGTACCTCGACGAACGGCCCGACAGCCTCGTGATCGTCGGCGGGGGCTACATCGGTGCCGAACTCGGCTACTTCTTCGGCGCAGTCGGAGCCCAGGTTTCGATCGTCGGCCGTTCCGATCGGCTCGTTCCCCGGGAGGACCGCGACGTAAGCGCGGTCGTGACCGACTCCCTCGAGGAATACTGCGACGTCTACACCGGCTTCGAGGCAACGTCGGTTCGCGCGGGGGACGGCCGCGTGACGGTGACCGCAGAACCGGCGGCGGACGACGATGACGGCACCGACGACCGCGTCGAACTGACCGCCGGGGACCTCCTGCTCGCCACCGGTCGCCGGCCCGACACCGACGCGCTCGACCTCGAGTCCACGGGCGTCGAAACCGACGAGAAGGGGGCCGTCGAGACCGACGAGTCCCTCGAGACGACCGCCGACGGGATCTGGGCGCTCGGCGACGCACTCGGCGAGCAACCGTACAAACACGCTGCCGACTACGAGACGAAACTCGTGGCGGCGAACGTCCTGGACGACGCCGGCAAGACGGTCGATTACGAGACGATGCCCCACGCGGTCTTTACGAATCCGCAGGTCGCGAGCGTCAGGCGGACCGAAGCCGAACTCGAGGCGGACGATCGCGAGTACGAGGCGGTGACGACCCCCTACGAGGCCGCACCGCTGGGGCTGATTCTCGAGGCCGACGACGGGTTCGTAAAGGCCATCGCCGGACCGGACGGGGACATTCTCGGCTGTCACATCGTCGGTCCGCAGGCCGCGACGCTGGTCCACGAGGTCGTCGTCGCGATGGACAGCGCCGGCGGGACGGTCGACGACGTCGCAGAGCCGGTCCACGTCCACCCGGCGCTGAACGAGGTCATCTACTCGGCGTTCGACGAACTCTCCGACGCGACGTACTCGACGGCCCCGGATTGGCGGGACGTTGCCGACGGGTAG